In Antechinus flavipes isolate AdamAnt ecotype Samford, QLD, Australia chromosome 3, AdamAnt_v2, whole genome shotgun sequence, a genomic segment contains:
- the LOC127554005 gene encoding uncharacterized protein LOC127554005 codes for MGKRQRLFPKASLVQPPSKDSCIQSNLETLPCPPPQLELPWEQDQLPRTEKMTNLNEQPSSNQLSLSSSCSTLSVSASSVSRLKGQAVNTGLFPKLKYQGMRRSFLPKKYHKNASPSPDFRTKAVERPTCSKQFVVPHLMPVHQSKTAVKLKRPHGVTSVTNPLPKISPCRDYRGKPKLPYLKHQPRPLAYASHRVVTAPPIVKQKRAKIVSKPSAPPLSRTSSSSLPPCQSHREVHRRSQHRGRITTALLGKLDLWPKNHVTESPSSEDHAKTTDSEKSSDQSDLRPKPPLQTCPFSKKERPIHRRSETALLSLTLNRNKPARPSFTKFISRGTNTYILWPQNKNTSQGYHQARSSIRCPSDSMIRPRAKSVPSQSLKVWETTVHQNMTTWPNHVAAASPGLDVKVKDTTGPSPLPVQPVTTPVPGLVQSNEITPDLNDRTTVSNGLGHQDATLVSQSGMPQTASVSTTPDVAASSLHTESTPSAGPLDKSPLIAGDHKPRDPFGFDQQVKVPINPHTLFPSLIFSEQAAESIIGLNFQALMELENQSTYEVKPDSQNLSQPNPNDQVLSSPILDHQSNPVPDDKAKVILSPDSHHWMKLSLTPDYQVSRLPSTNKLAEVESKFTTTQDLLPIDQEDRILQILPLLNPKESIILSSDPSGQKDTSSGNGDHQIKMALTFGHQNEAHSKLQYHDPIGENREIPWRLKYIKPYTIQGGTLSAATVTAIINSIPEKKIKSDMCKQILLRRMKESPPRRPGQRMTFSYTVCLECASWIPNGCPHVEGMNHLSETQLLAILMPLPGSEEMGVKFVLRVPKKKPFSLFSMLFPEYEMHWPSYNSSDLASSSNIESYGYPKVTRHQPSFLFSDNEPFECPQLTWHRPSSLSGTEPYEFPKLTRQHPSFSSSRTEFYECPQLTWHRPSSLSGTEPYEYPKVIRHYPSFSPSGIEPQEGPQVTWHRSSSSSSATEPYEFPKVTWHHPSSSDIEPFEYPKVTQHHPSSSSTGIEPHENPKVTQHYLSSLSSGTEPSECPQVTQHHASSSSSGTEPCECPKVTQNHPSSSGTESHECPQVTQHHPSSSGTEPRECPKVTQHRPSSSGTESHECSKVTQHRPSSSNTEPHEYPKVTWFDLLLGKDWQPSVKKSSKHRVSSKEETFKNREDDEKEKLRLLTLGFKSLLEKFEKQMKNC; via the coding sequence caTCCTTGGTCCAGCCCCCTTCAAAAGACTCCTGTATCCAGAGCAACTTGGAGACGTTGCCATGTCCACCTCCTCAGTTAGAACTTCCGTGGGAACAGGACCAACTTCCCAGAACTGAGAAGATGACCAACCTCAATGAACAGCCTAGCTCCAATCAATTATCACTTAGCTCCTCTTGCAGCACTCTATCTGTGTCTGCATCATCGGTATCTCGGCTTAAGGGTCAAGCCGTCAATACCGGGCTGTTTCCTAAACTGAAATACCAGGGAATGAGGAGATCATTTCTGCCTAAGAAATACCACAAGAATGCCTCAccttctcctgactttaggacaaAGGCAGTTGAACGTCCGACTTGCTCTAAACAGTTTGTTGTACCTCATCTTATGCCCGTCCATCAATCAAAAACAGCAGTAAAACTCAAGCGCCCTCATGGGGTTACTTCAGTCACCAATCCACTTCCAAAAATCTCACCATGTCGTGACTACCGGGGCAAGCCAAAGTTACCATACCTCAAACATCAGCCTCGACCTCTGGCTTACGCTAGCCATCGGGTTGTCACAGCTCCGCCCATCGTGAAACAAAAGAGGGCCAAGATTGTGAGCAAACCCTCTGCACCGCCTCTCTCCCGGACCAGTTCTTCATCACTGCCGCCATGCCAAAGTCACAGAGAAGTTCATCGGCGCTCTCAACACCGGGGTAGGATCACCACGGctctgctaggaaaattggaccTCTGGCCCAAGAATCATGTTACAGAGTCACCTAGTTCTGAAGACCATGCCAAAACCACAGATTCAGAAAAATCATCAGACCAGTCTGACCTCCGCCCCAAACCTCCCCTGCAAACCTGcccattttcaaagaaagaacgACCTATTCATAGACGCTCAGAAACAGCTTTACTTTCTCTAACCCTTAACAGAAACAAGCCTGCACGTCCATCATTTACCAAATTTATTAGCAGAggcacaaacacatatatactatGGCCCCAGAATAAGAACACATCACAAGGTTACCACCAGGCCAGGTCAAGTATTAGATGTCCATCAGACTCCATGATCCGGCCCAGAGCAAAATCTGTTCCATCTCAATCTCTGAAAGTCTGGGAGACCACAGTACACCAGAACATGACCACATGGCCTAACCATGTAGCTGCAGCTTCACCAGGCCTTGATGTCAAGGTCAAGGACACAACTGGACCATCACCACTTCCTGTCCAGCCAGTTACAACACCTGTACCAGGACTTGTTCAGAGCAATGAGATTACTCCAGACCTGAATGATCGGACTACAGTTTCCAATGGCTTGGGACACCAAGACGCAACTTTAGTGAGCCAGAGCGGTATGCCCCAGACAGCATCTGTTTCTACAACTCCAGATGTAGCAGCATCGTCCCTCCATACAGAGTCCACACCCAGTGCTGGGCCGTTGGATAAATCCCCATTAATAGCTGGTGATCATAAGCCCAGGGATCCATTTGGCTTTGATCAGCAAGTTAAAGTTCCAATAAATCCTCATACCTTGTTCCCCTCGTTAATCTTCTCTGAACAAGCAGCTGAGTCTATAATTGGTCTAAACTTCCAGGCCTTGATGGAACTAGAAAATCAATCAACATATGAAGTAAAACCTGATTCCCAGAATCTATCTCAACCAAACCCAAATGACCAAGTCTTATCTTCACCCATCCTGGACCACCAATCCAACCCTGTACCAGATGACAAAGCCAAGGTCATACTTTCCCCTGACTCACACCATTGGATGAAGCTGTCATTGACTCCAGATTACCAGGTCTCACGTCTACCAAGCACTAACAAACTGGCTGAGGTCGAATCAAAATTCACCACCACCCAAGACTTACTTCCAATAGATCAAGAGGATCGAATTTTGCAGATTTTACCTCTACTCAACCCTAAAGAGAGTATTATTCTTTCATCTGATCCCAGTGGCCAAAAGGATACTTCATCAGGCAATGGTGACCACCAGATTAAGATGGCCTTGACCTTTGGCCATCAAAATGAGGCTCATTCTAAGCTTCAGTATCATGACCCAATTGGAGAGAACAGAGAAATTCCATGGCGTTTGAAGTACATCAAACCCTACACTATTCAGGGAGGCACATTGTCTGCTGCAACTGTAACTGCTATCATCAATTCCATCCCTGAGAAGAAGATAAAAAGTGACATGTGTAAGCAGATACTCTTACGCCGGATGAAGGAAAGTCCCCCTAGGAGACCCGGTCAGCGTATGACATTTAGTTATACAGTCTGCTTGGAATGTGCTTCCTGGATCCCGAATGGCTGTCCTCATGTTGAGGGAATGAACCATCTTTCTGAAACACAGTTGTTGGCCATACTAATGCCTCTGCCAGGTTCTGAAGAAATGGGTGTGAAATTTGTCCTACGAGTGCCCAAGAAAAAACCCTTCTCCCTTTTCAGTATGTTATTCCCTGAGTATGAAATGCACTGGCCCTCATACAATTCATCAGATTTAGCATCAAGCTCAAACATTGAGTCCTATGGATATCCCAAAGTCACCCGACATCAGCCTTCATTCTTGTTCTCAGACAATGAGCCCTTTGAATGCCCCCAACTCACCTGGCATCGTCCTTCATCACTCTCGGGTACTGAGCCCTATGAATTCCCCAAACTCACCCGGCAACACCCTTCATTTTCATCCTCAAGGACTGAGTTCTATGAATGCCCCCAACTTACCTGGCATCGTCCATCATCACTCTCGGGTACTGAGCCCTATGAATACCCCAAAGTTATCCGGCATTATCCTTCATTTTCACCTTCAGGAATTGAGCCCCAAGAAGGCCCTCAAGTCACCTGGCATCGCTCTTCATCCTCATCCTCAGCCACTGAGCCCTATGAATTCCCCAAAGTCACCTGGCATCACCCTTCATCCTCAGACATTGAGCCCTTTGAATACCCCAAAGTCACTCAGCATCATCCATCATCCTCATCCACAGGCATTGAACCCCATGAAAACCCCAAAGTCACTCAGCATTACCTTTCATCCTTATCCTCAGGTACTGAGCCCAGTGAATGCCCCCAAGTCACTCAACATCACGCTTCATCATCATCCTCAGGCACTGAACCCTGTGAATGTCCCAAAGTTACCCAGAATCACCCTTCATCCTCAGGCACTGAGTCCCATGAATGCCCCCAAGTCACCCAGCATCACCCTTCATCCTCAGGCACTGAGCCCCGTGAATGTCCCAAAGTCACCCAGCATCGCCCTTCATCCTCAGGCACTGAGTCCCATGAATGCTCCAAAGTCACCCAGCATCGCCCTTCATCCTCAAACACTGAGCCCCATGAATACCCCAAAGTCACCTGGTTTGATTtgcttcttggcaaagattggcAGCCATCAGTGAAAAAATCATCTAAACATCGAGTGTCTTCCAAGGAAGAGACATTCAAGAACAGGGAAGATgatgaaaaggagaaattgaggTTACTTACACTGGGTTTCAAATCTCTTCTTGAGAAatttgaaaagcaaatgaaaaattgttaa